GGAGACCCGGCGGCAGTGACCTTCGATGCCGTGCAGGCTGGCCTGGCCCGGCACTGTGATGTCGTCATCGCCGACACGGCGGGCCGACTGGCCACCCAACTCCACCTGATGGACGAGCTACGCAAGATCAAGCGCGTGATCGGCAAGGCCATGGAGGGCGCACCGCACGAGGTGCTGCTGGTCGTCGACGGCAACACCGGACAGAATGCCTTGTCTCAGGTGAAGGCCTTCGACGAAGCGCTGGGGCTGACCGGACTCATCGTGACCAAACTGGATGGCACGGCCAAAGGCGGGGTGCTGGCGGCGATTGCGCTGTGGTCGCAGACGCGGCAGGCGCCCGTGCCCGTGTACTTCATCGGGGTCGGAGAAAAGCTGGAAGATCTGCAGACGTTCAGCGCCCGCGAATTTGCTCAAGCCCTCCTGGCCTGAGGCGCCACACTCACCAGCCGCGGCTTGTTGGGCCGATCCTCGATGAGGGCCATGCCCGATGGACGCGAGGACCGCGGCGCGTCATCGTCCGGCGTCAGGCCGGTGGCAGGGTCGGTGTCAAGGTCATCAAACCAGGTCGACGGTGGGGGCTCCTTGCGTTCGCCCTCTTGCGCACCCGCCTCGTCAGCGTCCATCTGCGCGTGCCCGTCATCCTCTGACTGCGTCCAGGCGTGGATGTCAAAATCCAGCGCCTGATGCGCTGGCGGCTCCGGCGCACGGGCCGACGACAATCCAGACTGCATCGACGCCACCACGGCAGCCGCCTCCGCATCGCGTCGGGCCAGGCTGGCATCCTGGTAGCCCGAGCGCCCCGAGGTCTGCAAAGCAGAGCCCAGGATGGCCTCACGGGCCACGGCCGGCCCGGGCAACGCACCTTCCAGCCAGACATGCACGGGAATGCGGGCGGCGTGCAAGACCTTGTCCATGCGTTGCTGCCGCTTCAAGGCGCTTTCTTTGGTGCCCGCATGCCCTTGGCGCACCTCGACCACGGCCACCACCTGCGACGACATGTCACAAACCACCAGATCGGCGCACAAAGAGCCCACCCGCCGCAGCCATTCGGCGTAGGAGTTCCTGGTGGGAACCTTGACGAAACGGGCCACCGGCACCTGCGCCAGGATGATGTGATCCGGCAAGGCTCGCCGCAAGACGTGATAAGCCTCACGTTCTCCAGACTTGAGCACCCGGGTGGCCAGGGGTTCCCAGGCGGCCAGGGTGTCGAGTTGCTCGTCATGCTCAACGGCGCGACGCACACGCCGGCGCCGACTGCGTCGCCCGCCGGCATCTCCGTCCGAGGCCGAACGGCGCGCATCGCGGCCAGACTTCTGGCGCTGAAACCACCACGCGCCCATCAAGCCTGCCGACCCCAGCGCAGCTGCCAGGATCAGCGGCCACATCGAGATCAAATCCATCGTCCAGCCTTCCAGGTGTCGTTGAAGTGGTCACTGCAGGCCAACCGTCCCGTGGGACATCTTGACCTTGGGGTTCGCCGACTATTTCGGCTGCACGCCGGCGCAACTGAAGTGCGCGTGACGACCCGTGACCGCAGTTTCAGACCCTAACATCCGCCCTGCCTGCGAACAAGGGGGAAACCGACCTGGCAGCAGGTGAAAATTGTGAGGGAGCGTAGCAGGGCTGGTCAGCGCTTTTCAGCGCCCCATGCCGGGCAGCCCCTTCATGCCGCCCATGCGCTTCATCATCTTGAAGAGGCCGCCGCCCTTCATCTTTTTCATCATGTCCTGCATCTGGCCGAACTGGTTGAGCAGGCGGTTCACATCCTGGATTTGCACCCCGGCGCCCGCCGCGATGCGGCGCTTGCGACTGGCCTTGCTTTTGCCGTCGGTGAGCAAGGCGGGTTGGCGGCGCTCCTTGGCCGTCATGGCGTTGATGATGCCCTCCATGCGTCGCATGTCGCGCTCGGCACGGTCCATGTCGGCGTGGCCGGCCTTGGCCGCCATCTCGGCCGGCAGCTTGTCCATCAGGGTGGACAGGCCGCCCATCTTCTTCATCTGGCCGAGCTGCATGAGGAAGTCGTTGAAGTCGAACTCCACCCCCGACTTGACCTTCTCGGCCAGCTTCTGGGCGGCGGCCATGTCGACGCCCTTTTGCACCTCTTCGACCAGGGCCACGATGTCGCCCATGCCCAGCACGCGGCCCGCATGGCGATCGGCATCGAACACCTCCAGGCCATCGATCTTTTCCGACACGCCCGCGAACTTGATGGGCACGCCCGTGATCTGCCGCACCGACAGGGCCGCACCACCGCGAGAATCGCCGTCCAGCTTGGTCAGCACCACACCGGTCAGGGGCAGCGCCTCCTTGAAGGCCTTGGCGGTGTTGACCGCGTCCTGCCCCTGCATGGCATCCACCACGAACAGGGTTTCGACCGGATTCAGTTGGGCGTGCAAGGCCTTGATCTCGGCCATCAGGGCCTCATCAATGGCCAGGCGGCCGGCCGTGTCCACCAGCAGCACGTCAAAGTAGTGTCGGCGGGCGTGGTCCAGCGCGGCCGCCGCGATCTCGGCAGGTTTCTGCTCGGGGTTGGACGGAAACCACTCCCCCCCAGCCTGGCCTGTGACGGTCTTGAGCTGCTCGATCGCCGCGGGCCGGTACACGTCGGCCGACACGGTGAGCACCTTTTTCTTGCGTTTCTCGATGAGGTGCCGTGTGAGCTTGGCCGTGGTGGTGGTCTTGCCCGCCCCCTGCAAACCCGCCATGAGGATGACCGCCGGTGGCTGCGCCGCCAGATTCAGGTCGGCCACACCGTCGCCCATGGTGGCGGCCAGCTCCTTTTGAACGATGCTGACGAGCACCTGCCCGGGCGTCAGCGAGGACACCACCTCCTGCCCCAGTGCCTTGTCCTTGACGCGGGCGATGAAATCCTTCACCACGGGCAGGGCCACGTCGGCCTCCAGCAAGGCCATGCGGACCTCACGGAGCATGTCCTGCACATTGGATTCCGTGATGCGGGACTGCCCCCGCATGGTCTTGACGAGACGGCTCAGCCGTTCGGTGAGGTTCGATGCCATGAAATGGTCGCGCTTGCTCTTTTAAACTGGAGCCATGATTTTATCGCCCGCCCTACACACCAGTTGGCCAGCCGGTCTGGCTGTCCTGGCTTATCTGGTCGCCGCCCTGTGGCCGGTGCGCCCCGAGCGACCCGCGCCACAGGACGATCGAGGGGTGTGGCTGGCCCTCACCGTGGCCTGGCTGGCGCAAGGCATCGCCCTGGCGCTGGACATCTTCCCACCTGAACCCGGCGCCTCCAGCCGCTTCGGCTTTGCCCCCGCCTTGTCGATGACCTTGTGGGTGGTGGTCGGGGTCTATGGCCTGGAGAGTCGCCGGCTGGGCTGGCCCTCGGTGCGCCGTGGGCTGGCGGTGCTGGCCATGCTGGCTGTGGCGGTGGCCTGGCTCTTTCCGGGGCAGACTCAGCCCGACGTCACGGCCATCTGGGCGCCCGTGCACTGGCTGACGGGGCTGGCTGCTTACGGACTGATCGGTGCTGCACTGCTGCACGCGGTGTTTCTGAGGCGCGCCGAACGACAGCTCAGGCAGCGTCACTCGACGCTGCCGGTCGCCCACCTCACGCCGCCACCGCCAGCCCCTGGGGCGCTGGGCATGCCCTTGCTTCAGCTGGAATCCCTGACCATGAAGTTCGTTGGCGCGGGGTTCCTGATGCTCAGCCTGACCCTGGCGCTGGGGGCGGTG
This genomic window from Aquabacterium sp. A3 contains:
- a CDS encoding DUF2726 domain-containing protein; the protein is MDLISMWPLILAAALGSAGLMGAWWFQRQKSGRDARRSASDGDAGGRRSRRRRVRRAVEHDEQLDTLAAWEPLATRVLKSGEREAYHVLRRALPDHIILAQVPVARFVKVPTRNSYAEWLRRVGSLCADLVVCDMSSQVVAVVEVRQGHAGTKESALKRQQRMDKVLHAARIPVHVWLEGALPGPAVAREAILGSALQTSGRSGYQDASLARRDAEAAAVVASMQSGLSSARAPEPPAHQALDFDIHAWTQSEDDGHAQMDADEAGAQEGERKEPPPSTWFDDLDTDPATGLTPDDDAPRSSRPSGMALIEDRPNKPRLVSVAPQARRA
- the ffh gene encoding signal recognition particle protein is translated as MASNLTERLSRLVKTMRGQSRITESNVQDMLREVRMALLEADVALPVVKDFIARVKDKALGQEVVSSLTPGQVLVSIVQKELAATMGDGVADLNLAAQPPAVILMAGLQGAGKTTTTAKLTRHLIEKRKKKVLTVSADVYRPAAIEQLKTVTGQAGGEWFPSNPEQKPAEIAAAALDHARRHYFDVLLVDTAGRLAIDEALMAEIKALHAQLNPVETLFVVDAMQGQDAVNTAKAFKEALPLTGVVLTKLDGDSRGGAALSVRQITGVPIKFAGVSEKIDGLEVFDADRHAGRVLGMGDIVALVEEVQKGVDMAAAQKLAEKVKSGVEFDFNDFLMQLGQMKKMGGLSTLMDKLPAEMAAKAGHADMDRAERDMRRMEGIINAMTAKERRQPALLTDGKSKASRKRRIAAGAGVQIQDVNRLLNQFGQMQDMMKKMKGGGLFKMMKRMGGMKGLPGMGR
- a CDS encoding cytochrome C assembly family protein; translation: MILSPALHTSWPAGLAVLAYLVAALWPVRPERPAPQDDRGVWLALTVAWLAQGIALALDIFPPEPGASSRFGFAPALSMTLWVVVGVYGLESRRLGWPSVRRGLAVLAMLAVAVAWLFPGQTQPDVTAIWAPVHWLTGLAAYGLIGAALLHAVFLRRAERQLRQRHSTLPVAHLTPPPPAPGALGMPLLQLESLTMKFVGAGFLMLSLTLALGAVFAQPWRWDHKTVFSVLSWVVFAILMVGRLRFGWRGRQASRWLLAGSGLLLLAYVGSRFVLEVLLSRAAGG